Genomic segment of Chitinophaga varians:
TCTGCCAACACTGTCAATAATCCGCACCAGATGCCCGGCACCATTGTAATGAAAGCTGATCATAAATCCTCTTTCATCAGCAATATTGATCAGCCGGTAGTGTTTGTCAGCAGGATGTAACTTGCGGAAGGTATAAGTATAACGGTTTTCATAGCTGAATAATGTATAGTCCTCCATGTTGTCGCGGGTAAGCAACAGCCGTTCATGGCGGTTGTAGTTACTGTCACCGGAATAGTGAAGGGCATCAAATACCGCGCTGCGGCCGTCGCCCAGTAACACCACCGTGGCGTCTTCATCGGGGAATTCGTATACCCGCATATCGTAGCACAAATGCGTACCATGTCCGAGCAGCCCTTCAAAAGAGCTGTCGCTGTTCCAGGAACGCTCCCATTTCAGCGGAATAGGACCAGGCAACTCAAAATCGGTGCCGTCATATATCACAATGCCCTGCACCAGGTCCACCGGCTCAAATCCTTTCTTGCAAAGAGCTTTGCTCAGTTTATTACTGCCGATTTTCGCTTTCAGGGCGTGATTGAATTTCGTCAGCGCCTTTTTGCCGGCTTTGCCGAGCCCTTTCATCAAGGCGCCAAAACCGAATGACATGATCAGGTTCAGTAACACGCCCGCCCAGTCCGGAACATAAGGCCCGCCTACCATTACCGGTTTCCCAAATGATAATGGGATCGAGTAGGAGGTCGGAAGATAGAGGCTGGGAATCGGCTTAAACTTTTTCCCGGGCGTAATAGACAAGGGCAGACCAATATCATTACAGGTCATCAGCATATGCCCCGATGGACTCATGAGATTACCTTCAACTTTTACTTTTTTACTACCAAAGAAGTTAACGGAATCATGGCCGATCATAGGTGCCAGTAAAAACGGTCCACCCATGGGAATATGAAACAGAAAGATCAGCATCCCATTGGTGTCGCTTTTTCCCCGTGGTACATGGTTAATGCGGGTGGTGGCCCCAATGAAGGGAACATAATCCATCGGATCAATGACCAGTCCGATAAAAGGATGGGGTAACGGTACAGGAAATCCCAAAAGGATAACAATATGGATGTCCAGTCCAATCACCGGGGTGAAATGTTTGTTACTGACAAGCATCTGATATGGTTTGGAGCCAGGGGCAGGTACAACAATGAGAATAGTACTATAAATATAAGGAATATACGGAGCGGAAAAAAATACGGAAAGGTTGGGGACGGCAGGTTACGGAAGAGCTGGATTAATGTTGGGGTAGGTTACTTTACTAAAATAAGAAGCAGGCAATATACCTGCTTCTTACAAGATAATTTAAACGCTATTTTTTCAAACTCGCAATATCAATCACAAAACGATATTTCACATCTCCTTTCATCATACGGTCATACGCGGTGTTGATATCTTTAATATCGATCACTTCCACATCACTCACAATATTATGTTCGGCGCAGTAGTCCAGCATTTCCTGTGTTTCGCGGATGCCACCGATCAGTGAACCGGCAATGCTGCGGCGTCCCATGATCAGGTGAAAAGCCGGTACGGCGGAAGGTTCCGGCGGTATCCCCAGACAGATCATCACGCCATTGAGCGTCAGCAATTTCAGGAAGTCGTTGTATTCGTGCGGTGCAGATACCGTATTAATGATGAAATCAAAATGGTTGCGCAGTTTTTTCATTTGCTCCTTGTCTTTGATCAGAGCGAAATGATGTGCGCCCAGTTTTTTGGCATCCGCTTCTTTGGATGGCGATGTGCTCAGCATGGTCACTTCGGCGCCCATGGAATTGGCCAGTTTCACGGCCATGTGTCCCAGGCCGCCCAGGCCCAGCACGGCCACTTTATGCCCTTTGCCTACTTTCCAGTGGCGCAACGGAGAGTACGTGGTAATGCCTGCGCACAACAGGGGCGCTACGCCTTCCAGCGGCAGTTTGTCAGACACTTTCAGGGTATATTGTTCGTCTACCACGATCTGCGTGGAATAACCGCCATAGGTGAGCGTTTTACGGTCCATCTCCGTGCCGTTATAGGTACTGGCGTTGCCTTTCTCACAGTACTGCTCTTCTCCGGATTTACAGGGATGGCATTCCCGGCAGGAATCCACAAAGCAGCCTACGCCGCCCAGATCGCCTACTTTGAATTTGGTCACATGGTCGCCCACTTTCACAATGCGGCCCACGATCTCATGGCCCGGCACCATCGGGTATATGGAACCGCCCCATTCGTCCCGCACCTGGTGTATATCCGAATGACATACGCCACAATAAAGGATTTCTATTTGTACATCATGAGGACCTACTTCCCGACGCTGGAAATTCCAGGGGCCAAGGGGAGTGGTAGCACTTTGTGCCGCGTAAGCTTTGGTTTCAATCATGCTCTCTCGATTTAAGATTTCGAAACTACTGATTTTTAAGGAGGTTTATGCTGACCGCCATCCTGTTACCCAATTGTTTAACTTAGTAGGATGTTAAGTTATTGGGAGAAACAAAGTCTGCTTCAGTACGACTATATCATTGCCGGCAGCGGTATCGTGGGACTTTCCGCCGCCATCAGCCTGCGGGAGCGGGAGCCGGACGCCCGTGTGCTGGTGCTGGAACGGGAGGTACTGCCTACCGGTGCCAGTACTAAAAACGCCGGCTTCGCCTGTATCGGCAGCCTGACCGAAATACTGGCCGACTTGCAGACGATGCCGTCTGAAACAGTGCTGGACCTCGTGTCTATGCGGCGGACAGGATTGCAGTTGCTCCGCCGCCGCCTTGGCGACGAACGGATCGGCTACCGGGAAAACGGCAGCTACGAACTGATCGGCGCCCGCGAAGAGTGGGCCCTGCACCAGCTGGACGAGATCAACCGCTTGCTGGCCGGCGTACTGGATGATGCGCCTGCCTTTTCCCTCGTCAGCGATAAAATAGCCTCATTCGGTTTTGCGCCGGCCCATGTGAAAGCCATGGTGCGCAACCACTACGAAGGGGAGCTACATACCGGGCAAATGATGCGGGCGCTCATCGACAAAGCCATAGCCTCAGGGGTGGAAATAAAAACGGGATGCCCTGTTACCCGCATGGAAGACCTCCGCTCCGGGGTCAATGTGGTGGTCGCCCATCAGCTGCTGAAGGAGGAAGTGGTCTTCCGGGCGCGGAAGCTGCTGGTTTGCACCAATGCCTTCACCCGCCAGTTGCTGCCCGAGCTGGAGGTAACCCCCGGAAGGGGACAGGTGCTCATCACTGAACCATTGCCCGGACTGCCTTTTAAAGGGGTGTTCCACCTCGAAGAAGGATATTTTTATTTCCGGGAGCTGGATGGCCGCATACTGCTCGGCGGCGGCCGGCAGCTGGACTTCTCCGGAGAAACCTCTACAGAGTTTCGCTACAACGACCGTATCCAGCACGAACTGGAAGAAATGCTGCGCCACCTGATCATCCCGGGCCGGCCTTTCGCCATCGCTGACCGGTGGACCGGCATCATGGCTTTTGGGAGTACCAAACAACCTATCGTCCGGGCTTATTCGGAAAATATTATTCTGGGTGTGCGTATGGGCGGCATGGGCGTGGCCATCGGGTCGTTGATAGGAGATAAAATCGCTGCCATGGCGGCTGAAGCTATCTAACCCGCACGCCTCTCCGTTTTTTTGTTAAAGTGTTTTGATAGCAATTTTAAATGTATAGATTTGATCTCTTGGGGAAACCGCAGTCGATCTGCGGTTTTTAGTTTTAGCTTTTTATGGTGCATAAGCGTATTTAATACATTTATTTCACTATATTGATCCGCCAAATTTATTATACAAACCACGTTTGAACATTTATGCAACCAAACTTACTTCACTACGTCGATTACCTGGTATTCCTGGTATATTTTGTAATAGTGGCCGGCTACGGGTATTATATCTATCAGAAGAAAAAGAAAGCGACGACAGACTCGAAAGACTTTTTCCTGGCAGAAGGCTCCCTGACATGGTGGGCTATCGGCGCCTCCCTGATTGCCTCCAATATTTCGGCGGAACAGTTTATCGGTATGTCCGGCTCCGGTTTTTCCATGGGCCTGGCCATCTCCACCTATGAATGGATGGCGGCGGCCACGCTGATTGTGGTGGCGGTCTTTTTCCTGCCCATCTACCTGAAAAACAAGATCTACACCATGCCCCAGTTCCTGGAGCGCCGGTACAACCAAACGGTGAGTACTATCATGGCGGTGTTCTGGCTGCTGTTGTATGTGGTGGTAAACCTCACGTCCATCCTCTATCTGGGCGCATTGGCCATCAACAAAATTTCCGGTATCGATTTTTATGTCTGTATGATAGCGCTGTCTTTCTTTGCAGTGCTGATCACACTGGGTGGCATGAAGGTGATCGGTTATACCGATGTGATACAGGTGTTTTTCCTGATCCTCGGCGGCCTGGCTACTACCTATCTGG
This window contains:
- a CDS encoding NAD(P)-dependent alcohol dehydrogenase, producing the protein MIETKAYAAQSATTPLGPWNFQRREVGPHDVQIEILYCGVCHSDIHQVRDEWGGSIYPMVPGHEIVGRIVKVGDHVTKFKVGDLGGVGCFVDSCRECHPCKSGEEQYCEKGNASTYNGTEMDRKTLTYGGYSTQIVVDEQYTLKVSDKLPLEGVAPLLCAGITTYSPLRHWKVGKGHKVAVLGLGGLGHMAVKLANSMGAEVTMLSTSPSKEADAKKLGAHHFALIKDKEQMKKLRNHFDFIINTVSAPHEYNDFLKLLTLNGVMICLGIPPEPSAVPAFHLIMGRRSIAGSLIGGIRETQEMLDYCAEHNIVSDVEVIDIKDINTAYDRMMKGDVKYRFVIDIASLKK
- a CDS encoding NAD(P)/FAD-dependent oxidoreductase gives rise to the protein MLSYWEKQSLLQYDYIIAGSGIVGLSAAISLREREPDARVLVLEREVLPTGASTKNAGFACIGSLTEILADLQTMPSETVLDLVSMRRTGLQLLRRRLGDERIGYRENGSYELIGAREEWALHQLDEINRLLAGVLDDAPAFSLVSDKIASFGFAPAHVKAMVRNHYEGELHTGQMMRALIDKAIASGVEIKTGCPVTRMEDLRSGVNVVVAHQLLKEEVVFRARKLLVCTNAFTRQLLPELEVTPGRGQVLITEPLPGLPFKGVFHLEEGYFYFRELDGRILLGGGRQLDFSGETSTEFRYNDRIQHELEEMLRHLIIPGRPFAIADRWTGIMAFGSTKQPIVRAYSENIILGVRMGGMGVAIGSLIGDKIAAMAAEAI